The genomic window GCAGAACGAACGAAACCGGGTGGTGGTCGAAGAACTGGTCGCTGATTTCGAACGGGCATATCCGAACATCCGGGTCGACCTGGGCGGCGGCGGCGTGGTCGCCGACGAAATGCTGCAAAAGGTGCTGGCGGCCTTGGCTTCCGGATCCTTCCCGGACATCGCTTACATCTTCGGTTCGGACCTGGCCAGTATCGCCCGCAGTCCGAACGTCGTAGACCTCACCGACGCATTGCCCCGATGGAACGACCTCTGGAAGCCGGTGCAGACCGCGGTGACCCTCAATGGCCGGGTGCGTGCCGCTCCCGCTTTGACCGACTCCCTTGCGGTGGTCTGCAACAATGCGGTATTCGCCAAGGCCGGTGTCGCGCTGCCGGTCACGGGGTGGTCGTGGAAAGACTTCACCGATACCGCCCGCAAGCTGACCGATGCCGACCGCGGGACCTTCGGGACCGGCTGGCCCGGCGTGGGCGACGAGGACACTACGTGGCGGCTCTGGCCGATGGTGTGGGATTTGGGCGGAGATGTGATCGCTGCCGACGGCAAGTCCGTCGGGTTCGCCGACGTCGGCGAGCGCGCTCTACAGGTGGTTGCCGATCTCGCCCGGGATAAGAGCGTCTATATCGACGCCAAACCGGGTACCGAACAGATGTATCAGGTGTTCAAGTCCGGGCTGATGGGCATGGTGATCACCGGACAGTGGCAGCTGGCCGAGATCATCGACGCGAAGGTGGACTACACCGTTGAGCCGATGCCCAGCTTCAGCGGTGAACCGATAACGATTTCGGGTCCGGACACCTGGACACTGTTCGACAACGGCGAGGCCCGGGTCCACGCGGCACGGACATTCGTCAATTGGCTCAACGATCCTCAGCAGGACGTGCGCTGGGATATCGGGGCAGGCAGCCTGCCGCTCAGTCGGGCGGCGCAGGCGCTGCCCGAATGGCAGCACCAGGTCGAAGACATCAAAGGCCTCGATGTGTTCACCCGCGCCTTGGAGTATTCGCGAGCCCGTCCGGTGCATCCGGCCTATCCACAGGTCTCTCAGGCGTTGGGCCAGGCGATTGTGTCTGTTCTGTACGGCAGACGTAGTCCAGCGGAAGCGTTGCGGCGTTGTCGCCGCGAGGCCGATGCCGCTTTGCATATTCCCCGTTGAGGAGTCCCGTGTCTCCCGTTCCTATTGCCCTGACACCGCTGTCGCAGGATGCGCGCCGACGTCGGCGCGAGTCGACCACCGCGTGGCTGTTCATCTCGCCGTCTGTTCTGGTCATTCTTGGCTTGAGCATGATTCCGGTGATCTGGTCGCTGCTTTTGTCGTTCCAAGCCAACGACTTGGTCACACCCAGTCGCTGGGTCGGGATGGACAACTACAGCGCTTTGTTCCAGGATCCGAATTTCGGTCAGGCTGTGCGGAATACGCTGATCTATACGGTGTTGTTCGTGCCGCTGAGCATCGCCTTCGGGCTGGCGCTGGCGCTGGCGCTCAATCGACGCGTGCGGCTCGTAAGCCTGTATCGGACGCTGTTCTTCGTGCCGTTCGTCGTGTCGGCGACCGCTCAGGGCGTGTTGTTCTCCTTCATGCTCGACCCGCAGGTCGGTGTGGCGAATTCGTTGCTGCACCGCTTGGGGTTGTCTCCGCAGGGATTCCTCACCGACCCTGCACAGGCACTGTTCGTCCTGATCGCGATTACCTTGTGGAGCGGGTCGGGGTTTTGTGTCGTGGTGTATCTGGCTGCGCTGCAGGATGTGCCGCAGACATTGCTCGAGGCCGCGCGTCTCGATGGCGCCGGTCGCTGGAACCTGCTGCGGCA from Nocardia iowensis includes these protein-coding regions:
- a CDS encoding extracellular solute-binding protein, producing MTTLTRRTALRGGAAIALGMVSAACSGGSKGGVGPDGRVTIQLWHGQNERNRVVVEELVADFERAYPNIRVDLGGGGVVADEMLQKVLAALASGSFPDIAYIFGSDLASIARSPNVVDLTDALPRWNDLWKPVQTAVTLNGRVRAAPALTDSLAVVCNNAVFAKAGVALPVTGWSWKDFTDTARKLTDADRGTFGTGWPGVGDEDTTWRLWPMVWDLGGDVIAADGKSVGFADVGERALQVVADLARDKSVYIDAKPGTEQMYQVFKSGLMGMVITGQWQLAEIIDAKVDYTVEPMPSFSGEPITISGPDTWTLFDNGEARVHAARTFVNWLNDPQQDVRWDIGAGSLPLSRAAQALPEWQHQVEDIKGLDVFTRALEYSRARPVHPAYPQVSQALGQAIVSVLYGRRSPAEALRRCRREADAALHIPR
- a CDS encoding carbohydrate ABC transporter permease codes for the protein MSPVPIALTPLSQDARRRRRESTTAWLFISPSVLVILGLSMIPVIWSLLLSFQANDLVTPSRWVGMDNYSALFQDPNFGQAVRNTLIYTVLFVPLSIAFGLALALALNRRVRLVSLYRTLFFVPFVVSATAQGVLFSFMLDPQVGVANSLLHRLGLSPQGFLTDPAQALFVLIAITLWSGSGFCVVVYLAALQDVPQTLLEAARLDGAGRWNLLRHIVFPTVMPVTMFLLVWQTITALQVFDLVYVSTKGGPLGSTTLIVFFIWQQAFRNFTAGYGAAAAYVLAVALLGLGLARRLLARRRSPEGNLR